The DNA window GCCACCGCTCGCTGTCATTTTGCTCTAGCCGTGCGAAGATCCCCTCGGCCCGGTCATTGTCGCCGGCAGCACCAGCGTTAACGGCTTCCAATAGTCTGAAATGCGCGACTTCCGGGAATGATATTTGCGCTTGCTCAGCGACATCTGCAGCTGCTGTATTATAATCGAGACCGCCCAATACCGAACACCATTCGGCGGGAATATTCGGGTCTTGCGGCACACGCTTCATTGCGTCGCCATAATGTGAGGTAAAGTCCTCCTCTCCTTGGCCAAGTCTAAGCTGCGCGAGAAACCGCAAGCCCTCGGTCCATTGCGGGGCCTGATTGACCAGCGCCTCGGCAATCTGGCGCGCCCCAGAATGATCGCCCGCTACATCGAGCGCCTGCGCCTTTCCCAGCCAAAGATCCGCATCGCCTTGATTGACCGACAATGCCTTGTCGAACCTTTGAAGCGCGGTGTCTTCGCCTCGTTCAATTGCTACTCGCGCTCTGCCGTGAAGGGCCTTCGCGCGAGCCGGTTCAAGTTCAAGCGCTCGGTCATACCAAAGGGCGGCTTGCGTCAGGCTTCGGATGCCTCGTTCGGCGGTTCCGCGTGTCGAGCAATAAAGGACTGATGTCCGGCCCTTATCAGAAAATCGCTTAAGTTGGGTGACCGCCTCTGCATGACGGCTCAACGCTGATAATGCGATTGCGCGGTTCACCGCAAATTCCATATTGTCGGGTTGCAGTCCCGCAGCTTTGGCAAAATGCTCCTCCGCCGCCTCCCTATCGGTCAGCCGCATGAACAGGCTTCCTGCGCTGTTCCATAGCGACGCGTCGGAAGGGTGCTCGTTCAAGCCGTCCAGCATGGCTTGCCGTGCGGCCTGCCCGTCACTTTTGAGCTCGGCGGAGCGGGAGCGTTCGCGCCATTGCTGCGCCGTAGCCCCTGTCACCGGTCGCGCAGCCAGCCGGTAATCGCAAAGCGTCCAACCGGCGCAAAAGGCGGCACGAACGAAACCGCGTGCGATTGCGGGACTGCGAATAAGTTGAGTGCGTTAAACCTTGGTTTGAAGCCTTGGACTATGTCACCGTCTTCGTCGTAGAAATTGAGATAGCCGCCCCAATCAGGCTTCCAATCATCGAGCGCGAAATTCAGAACATACGCTACGCGCCACCCTTCGGCGACGTGGCTGTCGCTATGAAGTGCCAGAAAATGCTGCGCGGCATATAAGGTCGCTTGTCCATCGGCTTTGATCAATTCCTCGATACCCGTAACATCGCGGGCCAATTGAAGAAATTCCGGCGTGTTAAGATATTCTAGTATCAGATCATGTGGGCCGCCCTCATTCCACTTTTCAAGGTAGGCCTGGACCAACGAATATTGCGCGTAGTGAAATCCATAGTCCCCTTGCGACACCGATTTATAGGCCTCATTGGCCAACGTTTGAGCCCGTCGCTTGCCTGCATCGGAGGCAAGCTCTTGTGGCAGCACTTGCTGGGGCCCCGGGTCGAGTTTGTCACCGGCCTGCATCGCTAGACCCCACGGGGTCTGCTGGCCCAGTATCATACGGATCTCTTCGGCCGTCTCGCGTGTAAGAACATCACGAATTTGCAGCCTTTTGTTCTCGGCAAACTGCTTCGCCAGCGAAGCGCGATCGAGGTCCTGATTAATTTCAAAAAGTTTTTTGGACATCGGCCTGACATCATTAGGAAGAGGGAACAGATGGTGTGCGTCAGCCATTACTAGGATGAACGGGTCGATTGCAAGCCGCCCCGTTTCAAAGCCAGTTTCAAAGCCCGTCCCAAAGTCTGCCCCATAATATTCGCCAAGACTGCTGACAAAGCTGACGTTAAGGTAAAGCTGTGCTTGACCAGCGGCGGGGTGAACCGTAACCCCATTTGCATAGCGAGTAGCAAATAAAAACTGAGGAGAGTGGCATGGCGACAGCCTATATCGTGGATGCGGTGCGGACCGCCGGGGGGCGCCGTGGGGGCCGTTTGGCAGGAGTTCATCCAGTTGATCTGGCGGCAAAGTCGCTCGACGCGCTGATGGAGCGTACCGGTGTCGACCCGGCTGCGATTGACGATGTTGTGATGGGCTGTGTCAGTCAGGCGGGCCAACAAGCGATGCAGATTGGCCGCAACGCGGTTCTCGCTTCCAAGCACCTTCCGCAGTCAACCCCGGCAGTCACAATTGACCGGCAATGCGGCTCATCGCAGCAAGCAATCCAGTTCGCGGCGCAGGCCGTTATGTCGGGTACGCAAGATGCAGTGATTGCTGCCGGTATCGAAAGCATGTCGCGTGTGCCGATGGGGTCAAACGCCACCTTTCACATGAAGGAAGGGCTGGGCCACTACAAATCGCCTGGTCTAGAAGAGAAATATCCTGGCATCATGTTCTCGCAATTCATGGGCGCAGAGATGATCGTGAAAAAGCACGGATTTTCAAAAGATGACCTCGACAGGTTTGCGTTTGAAAGCCACCAGCGTGCAATCGCAGCGACCAATTCAGGCGCATTTGTAGGCGAGATAGTGCCGGTCACGATCGACACCCCCGAGGGTGAAGAGCAGCACACAATTGATGAAGGCATCCGGTTCGATGCCACGTTGGAGGGTATCAGTTCTGTGAAGCTGATAAACGAAGGCGGCACGATTACTGCGGCCAGTTCCAGTCAGATTTGTGATGGTTCAAGCGGCGTTTTGGTCGTTTCAGAGGAATTCCTGAAAGAGCACGGCCTAACACCGCTTGCCCGTATCCATAATTTGACCGTGACAGCGGGTGATCCCGTGATCATGCTTGAAGAACCGTTGTTTGCAACGGACCGGGCACTGCAACGTGCCGGCATGACGATTAACGATATTGATCTGTATGAGGTGAACGAGGCATTTGCACCGGTTCCTCTGGCTTGGCTCAAGCATACAGGTGCCGATCCTGAGAAGCTTAACGTGAATGGCGGCGCTATCGCCTTGGGGCATCCGCTGGGTGCATCGGGCACCAAATTAATGGCGACATTGCTTCATGCGCTAAAGGCGCGCGGCAAGAAATACGGTTTGCAGACAATGTGCGAAGGTGGCGGCGTTGCCAATGTGACGATTGTTGAATCGCTGTAATTTGTGCGTAGCAAAGCCTTGAATATCTGAAAACGTTCCCAGCCGTCGCTGGGATGACGAATTGACCAGAAGGAATTGAATATGGAAATTGGTGCTAATACCCCCGCAGTTGTAACCGGCGGTGCATCGGGCCTTGGCGAAGCGACCGCACGGGCGCTAGCGGCAAAGGGCGCGAAAGTCGCGATTTTTGATCTTCAGGAGGAAAAGGGCAAAGCCGTTGCGGCCGATATTGGCGGTATCTTCTGCGAAGTGAACGTGACTGACGATGCCTCGGTCGATGCTGGATTTGCAAAGGCACGCGCGGCGCACGGCCAAGAACGCATCCTCGTCAATTGCGCCGGCACTGGTAGCGCGATCAAAACAGCCAAGCGTGACCGGAACACGGGCGAAATCTCGCACTATCCGCTCGACGCGTTCAACTGGCTGATCCAGATCAATCTGGTCGGCACCTTCCGCTGCGTGGCGAAATCGGCGGCTGGAATGATGACGCTCGACCCATTGACTGAAAATGGTGACCGCGGCGCAATCGTGAACACTGCGTCCGTTGCAGGCGAAGATGGCCAGATTGGTCAGGTCGCTTACTCGGCATCGAAGGCTGGTGTGATTGGCATGACATTGCCAATCGCTCGTGACCTGATGAACGAAGGCATCCGCATCAACACTATCTTGCCGGGTATCTTCGAGACACCGCTGATGAATGCAGCACCGCCGCAAGTAAAAGACGCGTTAGCTGCCTCCGTGCCGTTCCCGAAACGTCTTGGTGCGCCGCCGGAATATGCGCATCTCGCTATGGCGATGATCGAAAACGATTACTTCAACGGCGAGGATGTCCGCCTGGATGGTGCCATTCGTATGGCGCCGCGTTAACCGGTACAATCGGGGCTCCGCGAAAGCGGGGCCCATTTTGTTTGGCAACATCAATTGGAGGCAATAATGAGCGATTATACGCAGATCAAATTCGAGAAGGATGGTCCGATAGCGACCATCACTCTCAACCGGCCTGAAAAGATGAACGCTTATACACGGGTCATGATGGCCGAGATCATCGCGGCGCTCGATGTGACCGATGCAGATGATGAAATCCGTGCGGTGATCTTCACTGGGTCCGGTGATCGCGCATTTTGCGCCGGTGCTGATTTAACACCTGATGATGGTGCACGCCCATTCTCCAGCCAAACCGAAGTTGCAGACCTGTCTGATGATGTCGTTCGCGATGGCGGAGGACGCCTTACTTTGCGGCTTTTTCAATCGACCAAACCGCTGATTTCGGCCTGCAATGGCGTTGCGGTGGGCGTTGGTGCAACGATGCAACTGCCGATGGATTTCCGGCTTGCGTCGGACAATGCCCGGTATGGTTTCGTGTTTGCCAAGCGCGGAATTGTGCCGGAGGCATGTTCAAGCTGGTTCTTGCCGCGTTTGGTTGGGCCTCAGCAGGCGCTCGAATGGTGCATGACCGGGCGTATTTTCGATGCGTCAGAAGCGCTTGCCGGCGGGCTCATCCGGTCGGTCCATCCGCAGGGTGACCTGATTGATGCGGCGAGGGCGCTTGCGATGGAAATTGCCGAAAACACCTCGGCAGTTTCAGTCGCAATGACTCGTGCAATGCTGTGGCGCTTGCCGTCCGAACCGCACCCAATGGACGCGCACCGGATCGATAGCCGTTCGATTTACAAGCTTTCACGCAGCAAAGATGCAGCGGAAGGCATTGCGAGTTTCCTTGAAAAACGGCCCCCGCAATTTCCCGACCGTGTTTCGCAGGATATGCCGGACTTTTATCCGTGGTGGACTGAGCCCGTTTACGAATAGGCTGGTTTGATTAAAAGCAATACGAGGAAACTGTATGCTTGCCATGTAAGGTGGTTGCATTAGTAACCAGTTTCATGAGCAATGATCAATTCCGTCTGGCCGAATTTTTGCCGTATCAATTGTCGATCGCATCCAATGCGGTCAGCAATCGTATTGCGCGCGCGTATCATGATGCGTTCGGGCTGAAAGTTACCGAATGGCGGGTGATGGCTATGCTGGGCGATGCAGGAGCGCTAACCCAGCGCGAACTAACCGCGAAGACGCTGATGGACAAGGTGGCCGTAAACCGGGCTTGCAAAGTTTTGGAGCAACGAGATCTTGCGATGCGTCTGCCCAACAGCAAGGATGGCCGCTCGCACCATCTTGAATTGACCGGCGCCGGACATGCCATGCATGCGCAGATTGTGCCGATGGCCAGAGAAATTGAGGCAAAACTGCTTGAACCGCTCAGCGCCAAACAGCAGGAAATGTTCCGTATGCTGCTTGACCAAATTCGCGAACAAGCCAGTTAAGTCAAAGGTAAAACAGCCCCGAAGTGTGTGACTTCGAGGCTGTTTCCATGTGTTCTGTAATCTGTATTTTCGCTTGAAGCCTGACCCCTAACGTCCGGGTTTGGCGGCGAATGCATCGCTGATCGAACAGGCCGCTGGGCCAAGGATCACGATGAACAGAACAGGCAGAATGAACATAATTAGCGGAATGGTCATAATCGCAGGCAGACGCGCTGCTTTTTCTTCCGCTCGCATCATCCGCTCGTTCCGGAATTCGGCTGAGAGCACGCGCAGGGCAGATGCCAGCGGCGTACCATAGCGTTCGGTTTGAACCATGGTTGTAACCACACCGCGAACCGATTCCAGATCGACCCGGTAGGCAAGATTGTCGAATGCTTGCTTGCGTTCGGTCAGGAATGACAGTTCAATTGCGGTCAGGGCAAACTCGTCACCCAATTCAGGGTAAGCCCGGCCAAGTTCCTTCGCAACGCGGTTGAACGCTGCATCGACTGTCAGGCCGGCCTCAGCACAAATCACCAGCAAATCTAGCGCATCGGGCAAGCCTTTGCGAATTGCGTCGGTGCGTTTGCCGGCCTTATTCTTGAGGATCATTTCCGGCCCTTTGTAACCGGCAAGCAGCATCGCTCCAAAAGCGCCAACCCTCTTTGCGCTGCCCCAGTCGGGGAAATAATCAATAACATAGATAACCAAGAAACCGATTGCGCCCAAGATAATCGGAGCCACCAATCGCGCCGCAATGATCAGAACAGCAGTTTCTTTGTTACGATAACCAGCGTGAGCCATCTTTTGCTGGATGCTCTCGATCTGGCTTTGCTGGAGGACTTTCATCCCCGACAGCGTGTCCCTCATCTTCTCTGTTTGGTCGGTCTTGCGGACTAAGCTGGTGCGTTTTTTCGCTGTGGCCGTAACAATGCCGGCTTTCAGCTCTTCGCGGCGCGAATTTAGCGCTTTGACCCGCTTGGCCATCGGATCCTTGATCGTGACAGCTGCATAGATCGCAAAGATGACAGCGAGCGCGGCACAGCCAGCCAGGATGGTGCCGACGAAAATAACGTCAACCCCAAGCAGGGTGGGTCCGGGAGATTGATTAAGCATATCTATCCGTCCTCACTCAGATTTCGAAGCTGACCATTTTGGCCATGATGAAGCCGCCGATCGACATCCACAGCAGGCCGCCAAGGCCCGTTGCAATCAAGCGGTCGTCTTCGAAGAAGCCGCCGATATATTCGGGATTGATCCACCAGATCATACCGAACACGATAAAAGGCAGCGCGCCCACGATATAGGCAGAAGCTTTCGATTCCGAACTCATGGCGCGGATTTTCAGCTTCATTTGCGAACGTTTGCGAAGCACGTCGGACAGGTTTGACAGCGTTTCTGCCAAGTTACCGCCGGTCTCGCGTTGAATTGCCAAGGTTATGCAGAAAAAGTTGAACTCAGGAATACCCAACCTGTCGGCGGTTTCCTGTAGCGATTCTTCCATCGTGCGGCCGATCTTGATCCGCTCGACTATGCCTTTGAATTCCATTCCCACAGGACCGGGCAATTCTTGCCCAACAACGCCAAGAGTTTCGGTCACCGGAAGGCCGGAGCGCAAGCCGCGCACCAAGAGTTCGATCGCGTCCGGGAATTTCGAGTTGAAGCTGTCTGTCCGCTTCTTGATCAGGAAGTTTACCGCAAGATGGGGCAAACCAGCGCCAATGACCAAGCCGATGCCAAGCGACAAAAGCGCCGCGCCGGATTTCAGATAGATGATCACGGCAATGCCTAGCGCGATGCCAAACGAGCCATAGAAATACTGCGCAAGCGTCCACTTTTTACCCGAACGGTCGATCCGCAGAGCCAATGCATCAAGCCGCGAGCCAGAGCCGGCGATCTGGTGCCGTTTCGGTTTGCGCGATGCGATCGCTTTCTTGAGCTGCGACTCCATCTTGGTGTCGGCGCTTTCAGAATGGCGGAACCTGAGAGCCTCAAGCCTGCGTTGACCTTCTTTGGCGGCAGAGGGCCCGGCCAGCAGCGTATAGCCGACAACCATCAGGGCCATAAGCCCGGCGCCTACCAGCAGGAGCTGAATAATGCTCATGCTATTTACCTGCCTTTCTTTGTTCGGTGCCGTGTTTGGCACGCGTAAATCGGATTGGCCGCGCCCGTAATGGGACGCGGCCGCTCGGTGGACTTATTCGGCCGGAACCGGAGTCTTCTTATCTTTCTTGGCCAACAGTGACTTCAGATCGAAACTGCCGAGCAGCGATTTCTTCGCTGGCTCATCATTTTCAAGATCTTCTTCGCTGGCACCCAAGATGCGTTCCGCAACTTGCTTGATGACGCCAGCCGCCTTGCTCGACCGATTGGCCTCGAGGAAGGTTTGGCCAAGCTTGGCCGCATTCGCTGACCCTTTGACATCATACGGGATCGAGAAATCGATTTTCCGCTCAATCGACGCTTCGAAGTCGGACTTGCTGATTTCAGCAACGCCGCCCTGGACTTTATTTGCCACAATGATCGGCTGTGCATGAGCAGCATTGGTTTTAAGCCAGCTGAGTATCCGAATGGTGTCGCGAGCCGAAGCAAGCGTCATTTCGGTGGTCAGCACCACAACATTCACATCGGCAAGCAGATGCGGGAAATTGATCAGCATGTTTCGCGGCAGATCAATCATCGTCATTTCAAACGCTTGGCGGAACTCTTCCTCCAGCTGAATAAATGCCGATCCATCTGTCATTAACGGGGCATTGATTGGCGCCTCTGCCGAAAGAATAGCCAGATTATCGTTCGCTCGGATCATCGCGCGTTCGATAAACAGGCCGTCAATCCGGCTGGGGTTGTCGATCGCATCGGTCAGCCCGCGGCCGGGTTCCAGATCCAGCGCAAGTGCACCAGTGCCGAAATGGACATCCAGATCGAGCAATGCGGTAGGCAATTTGTGATCGTCGCTGAAATTCCATGCGAGCGATGTTGCGAGCATGGACGCCCCGACTCCGCCGCGTGTACCCACGACAGCGGTTGATACATGGCGTTTTGCCGTATCTGGATCGCTCGACCGCGGTGCCGCAAAGACTGCTTGCGCTTGGTTCAGCGAATCGCGCAATTGGCCGGCTGAAAGTGGCTTCAGCAGATAATCGTGAATGCCGCTTGCGAGCAAATCGCGATACAGGCGAACATCGTTCACTTGGCCTACTGCAATCACCACTGTACCAGGTTCGCAGACCTCGGCCAAAGCGTTGATATCATTCAGCGGATCTCCGCTTTCCGACAAATCGACCATCAAAATGTTGGGGCTTGCGGCCACAGACAAGGATTGGACAGCGTTACGCAGCCCGCCCTTTGCACATTTCTCGGGCTGCCAGCCCATTTCGATGACCACCGGGCGCAGAGCGTCCAATGCTGTTTCATCACAAATAAAGGCGGCGAACGGATCGCGGTTGCTTGAAGCACCTGATTTCCATGGAGCGTTCATGACTTATTCTCCCCCGCCTGTGGCTGGTTGAACCAGGCCGCCTTCACCGGTTGGTGCTTGGTCGCGGTAGCTGTTGATCGCCTTGGTTGACGTCGAAACCACAGTTTCTCCGGTGCCTTCCTGACCTTTGATAAGGTCTTCCGGATTGGCGATCATCGCAGCCAGATTTCCATTGATGGAACAGCCATATCCGGGGCTGGTTGCATTGTTGTAATTCATATCCGACTGGGCAGACCAGTTCGGGCAATTGGGAACCGACGCGGTCGAACGGGTCAAAACGACACGAACATTGCCGGGTTGGACATAGCCGCCTGTCACCGGGGCGCCCTCTTGCAACAGGATACCATGACGCCCAGCGAGCGCACCAATCGCGTCACGCGCAGCGCCGCTCATCATCGGATCGTCAATGGCAACACGGTCACCATAACGAAGGTCCATCGCTTCGAACCAGCCTGAAACGCGTTGCTGTTCGGGAACAGAAATTCCGCCCGGTCCAGCCGCCACGTCAAGCGTGTAATTGGTCCGTTCAACAACTGGTTGATTGAGGCTTTCCAGCCCGCGATGGGTTGGCATTCCGCCGCAGGCGCCGAGCGTAAGCCCGAGCGAAAGGGCGAATACGCCAGCTAGTTTGCGTGTTGATGCAATAGGCATGATCTTCACCTTTCTCACTTGAGGCTGAAGCCGGGCACAGCATTTGCATCTGCGCGGCGTTCGGAATTGCGGGATTTGTCATCGCTGTCAGCACGGTTCGACGGCGCAGGGCGATCCGATGGCACGATGGCCTGCGGGTCTATGCGCGAAATGCCGGGAGGCGGTGCGGACGGGTTGGATGTTGTCGGGCCGGGGCGGGTTGCGCCGCTTTGACCAGCATCGCTGCGGAAGCCGAGCAGGCTTTCCAACTCGTTTGCTGCACGATACCCATCGGTAGGCAACCTGATGTCGCGATCGTTGACCGGTTTTACCAGATACGGCGTCACAACGATAACCAACTCAGTTTCGCCCTTACGGAACGAGCGTGAACGGAACAGATTACCAAGAATTGGTACATCGCCAAGGCCTGGGGCCTTGTCGATGGATTGCTGCGCGTTGTTACTCATCAATCCGGCAATCATAAAGCTTTGGCCAGAACCAAGCTCAACAGTCGTTTCAGCGCGGCGGATTGTAAGAGCCGGGATTTGGAACCCGTTCAAAGTCACCGCACCTTGGCTGGACAATTCAGACACCTCGGGAAGCACTCGGATAGAAATCCGGCCATTAGCGAGCACTGTTGGTGTGTAAGACAGGCTGACACCGAATTTACGATATTCGATGGCAGTCGTACCGAGGCCCTGACTGGTCGGGATCGGAAATTCGCCGCCAGCCAAGAAATTGGCCGTTTCGCCCGACAAGGCTGTCAGGTTTGGCTGGGCAAGGGTGGTGACAAGACCATCACGTTCAGCAAGGTCTAACGCGCCACCAAGGTCGAGACCCAGCAGTTTGCCAAACGCTGCCACAGTGGCACCGGTACCCGTTGCAGTAACAATCGATGTGCCATCACCGCCGTCGGTTACGCCAGTTCCCAACGGACCGCCGGGATTGTACTGAGGGACCGCACCGGACCGGCCGAGACCTACGCCGAACTGGAAGCCATTGGTTTGGTCACCGCTGACGAGGTTGGCACCGATTTCGCGAACCAGCGAACGGCTGACTTCGGCAAATCTGACGCGCAGATTGACTTGCAGCGGTGTCGCCATTTTCAGGCGGCTGATTACGTTGGCGTCTTCACCCACGAATGCCTGAACCAGCCGTTCGGCCTCGGAAGCATCTTCGGGTGCGGCGACTGTACCGGTAAGCAGAACTGTGTTCGTACCCATGGTCGATACGTTAATTTTCGCCTGAGGCATGGCCAAGGTCAGCATCTGATCGACGCTACCAATGTTGGATCCTACGCGGACATTGGCGGACCAGACGATATCACCTGCAGCGTTGCTGGCATAAATCGTGGTCTCGCCACCAGCCTTGCCGAACAGGTAAAGCTGCCGTTGCGATTTGATCTGCACATCGGCCACTTCGTCATTAGCGATAAAAACATCTGCCATTGACCCGGGGACATTGACCAATTGGCCTCTGCCGATTGACAATACGATGTCACTTGATGGGTTTACCACTGACTGCGCATTGGCAGTGCTGGCAGGCAAGCCGGCCAACGGGGCCGTTGCCATTCCGGCCATCAGTAATGTTGCTGTTAGGCGACGTTTCATGGTCTTGCCCCTCGAATTGATGCCGAATTGCCGGCGGGCGTTAAGTGTTGCTGTCGATTGCATCTCAGTTCTTCCCAACTGGAACTTCGGTGGTGGTCTTGCCGCGGGTGACGCGGACGGTGGGGCCAATGGGTCGTGCAGGCTGAGGAGCAGCTGCCGGGGCGCCCATAACCGGTGCAGCCGGAGCCGCTTTTCCGCCGTTGTCCTGAACAGGCATCGAACTGCGTTGGAAGCGAGAGACATCACCGCCTGTGCTGAATGTACCAACCTTGTCGATCGGTTTTGCCATTGCCGCGCGCAGGAGAGCTTCTTCTTCTTCGGGCGTGGCATTGTCAGGAACTTTCACATTGCCTGACGCGATTGCTTTTTCCAGCTCACCCTGATTGTCCGCGATAGAGCGCAGTGAAAGGCTGAGCGTACCGATGGTTTGAGCTACAGCGACCTTCTCGGCGATACGCGGCGTCACTTCCAAAGTGACTGTGCGGAATGCGCGAACAACCGTGTTGCCGGATTCGTTTGTCTCTTGCGTGGTTGACTGGTCGGTGGCCAAGACGCGCAGGTTACTCAGGATAGTTTCCGAAGCCTTCAGCGCTTCGCCTTCGCCTTTAACCGTTTGCGTAAGGACCAAATCGACGCGGTCGCCCGGGAAGACAAAGCCGCCAACACCGGTTTTCGCGGAGACCGGAACCGTCACAGCGCGCATGCCAGGGCCAAGCGCCGCAGCAAGGAACCCGCGATCGCCAGGCTTAACTAGCGAGCCTTGGGTTACCGGTTCGCCGGCAGTGATCTGGTGGCGAACAACCGTGCCAAGCAATTGCGAGACATCTGATTCGCCGTCAATGAAATAGGCATCCTGGACAAGTTCCTCGGGCCACATCTGGTAGCTGATCGAATCAGCTGTAATGATTGTGCCCACTGGAAGGCCGCGTTGCGCCACAAGGACTTTTGGTCCCTTAGGTACAGCCGCTGCCGCCTCAGCCTGAGGGGCAGAAGCCCCGGCAAACATGCTCCGTGCTGCCAATGCAGTACCGATCGCGATGATCAGTGCTCCGA is part of the Pontixanthobacter gangjinensis genome and encodes:
- a CDS encoding 2OG-Fe(II) oxygenase family protein, coding for MTGATAQQWRERSRSAELKSDGQAARQAMLDGLNEHPSDASLWNSAGSLFMRLTDREAAEEHFAKAAGLQPDNMEFAVNRAIALSALSRHAEAVTQLKRFSDKGRTSVLYCSTRGTAERGIRSLTQAALWYDRALELEPARAKALHGRARVAIERGEDTALQRFDKALSVNQGDADLWLGKAQALDVAGDHSGARQIAEALVNQAPQWTEGLRFLAQLRLGQGEEDFTSHYGDAMKRVPQDPNIPAEWCSVLGGLDYNTAAADVAEQAQISFPEVAHFRLLEAVNAGAAGDNDRAEGIFARLEQNDSERWLHEARHRIRRAELDHASTLLDQVTALDPWSISAWALRGIVWRLTKDKRSAWLDGQDELVRLMPLQDADTILPKVIPLLHRLHDKSPLPLGQSLRGGSQTRGILFDRTEPELDELRRAVLKTVEEYRRQLPPSHPKHPLLRLRDQAWRLEGSWSVRLSGGGDFHTAHIHPQGIVSSALYLELPAGVTETADQSGWLEVGRPAADLGLDLGPLQTLEPKPGHMALFPSTLYHGTRPFSAGRRMTVAFDVSTKQGN
- a CDS encoding 2OG-Fe(II) oxygenase, yielding MSKKLFEINQDLDRASLAKQFAENKRLQIRDVLTRETAEEIRMILGQQTPWGLAMQAGDKLDPGPQQVLPQELASDAGKRRAQTLANEAYKSVSQGDYGFHYAQYSLVQAYLEKWNEGGPHDLILEYLNTPEFLQLARDVTGIEELIKADGQATLYAAQHFLALHSDSHVAEGWRVAYVLNFALDDWKPDWGGYLNFYDEDGDIVQGFKPRFNALNLFAVPQSHAVSFVPPFAPVGRFAITGWLRDR
- a CDS encoding acetyl-CoA C-acetyltransferase — translated: MATAYIVDAVRTAGGRRGGRLAGVHPVDLAAKSLDALMERTGVDPAAIDDVVMGCVSQAGQQAMQIGRNAVLASKHLPQSTPAVTIDRQCGSSQQAIQFAAQAVMSGTQDAVIAAGIESMSRVPMGSNATFHMKEGLGHYKSPGLEEKYPGIMFSQFMGAEMIVKKHGFSKDDLDRFAFESHQRAIAATNSGAFVGEIVPVTIDTPEGEEQHTIDEGIRFDATLEGISSVKLINEGGTITAASSSQICDGSSGVLVVSEEFLKEHGLTPLARIHNLTVTAGDPVIMLEEPLFATDRALQRAGMTINDIDLYEVNEAFAPVPLAWLKHTGADPEKLNVNGGAIALGHPLGASGTKLMATLLHALKARGKKYGLQTMCEGGGVANVTIVESL
- a CDS encoding SDR family NAD(P)-dependent oxidoreductase — encoded protein: MEIGANTPAVVTGGASGLGEATARALAAKGAKVAIFDLQEEKGKAVAADIGGIFCEVNVTDDASVDAGFAKARAAHGQERILVNCAGTGSAIKTAKRDRNTGEISHYPLDAFNWLIQINLVGTFRCVAKSAAGMMTLDPLTENGDRGAIVNTASVAGEDGQIGQVAYSASKAGVIGMTLPIARDLMNEGIRINTILPGIFETPLMNAAPPQVKDALAASVPFPKRLGAPPEYAHLAMAMIENDYFNGEDVRLDGAIRMAPR
- a CDS encoding crotonase/enoyl-CoA hydratase family protein, translated to MSDYTQIKFEKDGPIATITLNRPEKMNAYTRVMMAEIIAALDVTDADDEIRAVIFTGSGDRAFCAGADLTPDDGARPFSSQTEVADLSDDVVRDGGGRLTLRLFQSTKPLISACNGVAVGVGATMQLPMDFRLASDNARYGFVFAKRGIVPEACSSWFLPRLVGPQQALEWCMTGRIFDASEALAGGLIRSVHPQGDLIDAARALAMEIAENTSAVSVAMTRAMLWRLPSEPHPMDAHRIDSRSIYKLSRSKDAAEGIASFLEKRPPQFPDRVSQDMPDFYPWWTEPVYE
- a CDS encoding MarR family winged helix-turn-helix transcriptional regulator yields the protein MSNDQFRLAEFLPYQLSIASNAVSNRIARAYHDAFGLKVTEWRVMAMLGDAGALTQRELTAKTLMDKVAVNRACKVLEQRDLAMRLPNSKDGRSHHLELTGAGHAMHAQIVPMAREIEAKLLEPLSAKQQEMFRMLLDQIREQAS
- a CDS encoding type II secretion system F family protein, yielding MLNQSPGPTLLGVDVIFVGTILAGCAALAVIFAIYAAVTIKDPMAKRVKALNSRREELKAGIVTATAKKRTSLVRKTDQTEKMRDTLSGMKVLQQSQIESIQQKMAHAGYRNKETAVLIIAARLVAPIILGAIGFLVIYVIDYFPDWGSAKRVGAFGAMLLAGYKGPEMILKNKAGKRTDAIRKGLPDALDLLVICAEAGLTVDAAFNRVAKELGRAYPELGDEFALTAIELSFLTERKQAFDNLAYRVDLESVRGVVTTMVQTERYGTPLASALRVLSAEFRNERMMRAEEKAARLPAIMTIPLIMFILPVLFIVILGPAACSISDAFAAKPGR
- a CDS encoding type II secretion system F family protein, which encodes MSIIQLLLVGAGLMALMVVGYTLLAGPSAAKEGQRRLEALRFRHSESADTKMESQLKKAIASRKPKRHQIAGSGSRLDALALRIDRSGKKWTLAQYFYGSFGIALGIAVIIYLKSGAALLSLGIGLVIGAGLPHLAVNFLIKKRTDSFNSKFPDAIELLVRGLRSGLPVTETLGVVGQELPGPVGMEFKGIVERIKIGRTMEESLQETADRLGIPEFNFFCITLAIQRETGGNLAETLSNLSDVLRKRSQMKLKIRAMSSESKASAYIVGALPFIVFGMIWWINPEYIGGFFEDDRLIATGLGGLLWMSIGGFIMAKMVSFEI
- a CDS encoding pilus assembly protein CpaE gives rise to the protein MNAPWKSGASSNRDPFAAFICDETALDALRPVVIEMGWQPEKCAKGGLRNAVQSLSVAASPNILMVDLSESGDPLNDINALAEVCEPGTVVIAVGQVNDVRLYRDLLASGIHDYLLKPLSAGQLRDSLNQAQAVFAAPRSSDPDTAKRHVSTAVVGTRGGVGASMLATSLAWNFSDDHKLPTALLDLDVHFGTGALALDLEPGRGLTDAIDNPSRIDGLFIERAMIRANDNLAILSAEAPINAPLMTDGSAFIQLEEEFRQAFEMTMIDLPRNMLINFPHLLADVNVVVLTTEMTLASARDTIRILSWLKTNAAHAQPIIVANKVQGGVAEISKSDFEASIERKIDFSIPYDVKGSANAAKLGQTFLEANRSSKAAGVIKQVAERILGASEEDLENDEPAKKSLLGSFDLKSLLAKKDKKTPVPAE
- a CDS encoding CpaD family pilus assembly protein, translated to MPIASTRKLAGVFALSLGLTLGACGGMPTHRGLESLNQPVVERTNYTLDVAAGPGGISVPEQQRVSGWFEAMDLRYGDRVAIDDPMMSGAARDAIGALAGRHGILLQEGAPVTGGYVQPGNVRVVLTRSTASVPNCPNWSAQSDMNYNNATSPGYGCSINGNLAAMIANPEDLIKGQEGTGETVVSTSTKAINSYRDQAPTGEGGLVQPATGGGE